The genomic region CGACTGGCGGTAGCTAGGGTTGGCGGTAACCGATACTGGCCGCAACCGTTCGACTGAGGCAGGAGTGCCGATAGTTAGGGGGCCAGCGCCTCGATGACGCGGTTTGGATTGTTCGAGAACACCTTCCGCATCGCGTCTTCGGGGACGTCCAGTGTCAGAATCTCCATCACAGCCACGTTCGGGTGGACGCCGGGGACGCCGCTCCCGAAGAGGACGCGGTCGGGATGTTCTAAAACTGCCCGTTCCATCGGCCCTCGGTAGCGGACCGCGCTGGTGTCGAGATACAGATTGTCATGGACCTCCAGCAGGTCGATGGCCCGTTCCATCAGGTCCTTCCGGAGCGGGTGCGCGCCGAAGTGCGAGAGGATAACCGGAAAGTCGTACGCTAACAGCGACTCGGCGACGGCTTCGGGTTGGAACCTGTCGCCGCCGTGAACGATGACGGGCAGCGACACCGACTCTAGCTCTGCGAGCACGTCCTCGTCTGGCAGCCCGTCGGTCGGCGGATGGAGCTTGAAGCCGTAGAACCGGTCGTCGTATGCGTACTGTTCGATATCAGCAGGCGAGGTGTGTGCCTCCGTGCGACTACTTGCGAGGTTGCGAAGCGTCGAACCGGGGCCGGTCCCCGGGTCCCGAGCACCGTTGACTCTGGCGAAGGCGACCATCGGTCGTTCGACGGTCATCCGGGCGACAGCGTTGTTCGCTTTCAGATACGAACCGTCCCGCTCACCAGGAAAGACGACGGAGCGGACGACACCGGCCTGGTGCATCTCCCGCTCCAGTTGCTCCGGGTCACCCATGCCGTCTCGGGGCCGGCGATGCTCGTCGGGCTCCAGCTGTGCATGCACGTCAACGACCCGAAACCCGTGCTCCAACTCCAACATCTACTATACGGTCTGTATACCCCCATGCTAAAAGGTGTGCAGGTCGGGCCTGGATTACGGGGACAGCACGGCGCTGTCACCCGACAAGCTGTCCGCAGTGTTAGAAAGATTTATATAGAACCGCTTGCCTTGTCTTAAGTGAGGTTCAACACATATGTCATCTGGCCAGCGACGCATGGGCGGCCAGCCTCTTTTCATCCTTGATGAGGACGCCCAGCGCACACACGGGAAGGACGCACAGTCATCGAACATCTCCGCCGGAAAGGCCGTAAGCGAGTCCGTACGGACCACGCTCGGTCCCCGCGGCATGGACAAGATGCTCGTCTCCGACGATGGTGATGTGGTCATCACTAACGACGGGGCGACCATCCTCTCCGAGATGGACATCGAACACCCCGCGGCCCAGATGATCGTCGAGGTCGCCCAGACACAGGAGGACGAAGTGGGCGACGGAACGACGACAGCGTCCGTGCTGGCCGGGGAACTGCTGACGAAAGGTGAGGACCTGCTTGACGACGATGTCCACCCGACAACAATCGTCGAAGGGTACTCCGCCGCGGCCGAACTCGCACAGGACGCGATCAACGAGCTCGTCCTCGATGTCGACCTCGACGACGAGACGCTCGTCGAAGTCGCCGAATCCTCGATGACCGGTAAGGGCACCGGTGACGTCGAGGCCGGGGAACTCGCTGAAGTCGTCGTCGACGCCGTCCGTCACGCCAAGAGCGACAACGGCGTCCGCCGGGACAACATCGA from Haloarcula sp. H-GB4 harbors:
- a CDS encoding amidohydrolase family protein; this translates as MLELEHGFRVVDVHAQLEPDEHRRPRDGMGDPEQLEREMHQAGVVRSVVFPGERDGSYLKANNAVARMTVERPMVAFARVNGARDPGTGPGSTLRNLASSRTEAHTSPADIEQYAYDDRFYGFKLHPPTDGLPDEDVLAELESVSLPVIVHGGDRFQPEAVAESLLAYDFPVILSHFGAHPLRKDLMERAIDLLEVHDNLYLDTSAVRYRGPMERAVLEHPDRVLFGSGVPGVHPNVAVMEILTLDVPEDAMRKVFSNNPNRVIEALAP